In the genome of Raphanus sativus cultivar WK10039 chromosome 9, ASM80110v3, whole genome shotgun sequence, the window TGCTctagaaaaccaaaatttagtTCAGAACCATATATGTCAAcaaatcaagcttcttttcATTAGAAAACCTACAGTAAAAAATCTCTAGAACATTAAAAATGGCTATCAAATAAATCTACAGATACAATGCtacaaccaaaaatataaagttaCAGCCTTTTCCAATTACCTTCTTAATTCaccaattatattttatattaattttaaaactacagcaaaaaaatttaaaaaaataattgtaacagctttattttctaaaatttcatctttttagCGGTAGAAAATTTTAAAGCTACATCCATTAAAACTAAATCAGAAAATCCTACAACCCAAACTCTGCACTAAAATTTTTACAGTCCCGAACCAATCATCCCTAtattgttttctaattttaataaatattaaattcatTTCAAATATTGCTttctaattttgaaaaaaatattagacaGGATCCGTTGCACAATCTCATATTTTTCAGTTGTTCATGTctataaatattaatacaaCCATCCCTAGATAAAATATCTCTTCAAGCACatataaacaaagaaaagcAGACGAAGTAGAGATAAAATCACTAGGCATGAAGATTCCAACAATAGTAGTCATCGCGTTTGTTGTAACCCTCTTGTCATCTACGGCTCCGATCAAGTCAAATGGCATCAAACCTCAATCTACGAAACCACCTTGCAACACTATTGATATCACGGGATGCGTTCCAGGTATAGTCATTGGAGATAAGTTATCGCCAGAGTGTTGCAAGAATCTGAAAGTACAAGAACCATGTTTTTGTGATTTCATAAAGAATCCAGCTTTAAAACCATATTTTACTTCCGAACAAGGTCGTTTGGCCCTAGCGTCTTGTGGTATTCCTTTTCCTACGTGTTCATGAAATCCAAAGATTATAATTAAAGTAAACAATAATGTTATGTGAGAAGGATGATGATTAGATGTTCATTCTATTATGTTTCCGAATATATAACGTTTTGATAATTAAAGATAAATCGGTTCTTATATCGTCTGTGATACTGCAGCCCATGTATGGCCACGCTTCTTACCAGCAGTAAAATGAAAAGCACAATCTTCAGAGACACCAAAGAAATTACCTAGTCCAATAGGTTGACTTAGTTTGATTTTGACTTTTTGATACTGAACAACTCTTGTGTGTTCCGTTCCCTTGTGCGTGTCCTTCCCTTGAGTGTGTCTtactgtcttttttttctttgtctctGCTAATCAAAGTTACTAACTATTTCgaccaaaaaacaaaagttacTAACTGGTGAGGAAGCGCTCTTTATTAACGTTTTGCTTTGTGTTCCTCACCAAGTTCATCGAAATCTGTAAAACCACCCTAAGAATCTGAATCACGGTGGGGAAGAGGAAGATATATAGTTAAATCTCCACTCTTCCTAGCTGATTGACTCgggaaagaaaaacaaaaggcaactaaaaataaaaaaatttggggCGTTCCGAGAAttgaactcgggacctctcgcaccctaagcgagaatcataccactagaccaaacgcCCTCTTTGTTATATAGAATTAATGTGTAATACTTCGCACCAAAACTTCATTAAGAGTACACATTAAGAGAGTCTTCAACATTTTGTTTAAAGCACTATTTGATATACCTACTGAACACATATTGCATTTATACTTGTACAGCTATACGGAGACAGcttatacttttatataaacAGAGAGTCACATTAACTTAATGAAGAAAACAGTATTAGTTTCTTGAGTTTTCTTAATAAGTAACTCTAGGCCGAGCAAGATGTCCTGCCTTCCGTTCTCGGACACGACTAAGGCCGGTCCTGATCCTGCTATTATCTTCATCTTGTATTTTAAATTCACCAGATGAGGCAAAACTAACGTTTTGAACAACTCTTGTGCTTTCTCTTGAATGTATTTTACTGCATATGGTCTTTTGGTTCTGCAAATCAAAGTTACTACTACTATTTGTTCCTCTTGTGACTGATTTGGTGAGTAAGCTCTTCTGTTAACGTTTTGCTTGGTGTTTCCCACCAAGTTAAAACTTGTAAAAGCAAATCAAGAATCGGAATCACAGTAAGGAAGAGGAAGATATTTATACTCGATTCTCCACTCTTTATAGCTATTAATAATTAGTcagaaaaaaaccaaaaaaaaaaggaaaaataatgaaaaatggGGCGTTCCGAGAAttgaactcgggacctctcgcaccctaagcgagaatcataccactagaccaaacgcCCACTTTGATATTTTCCTtcaacaaattataattatacaaacaaagaaacataCAGCTTCAGCCAAATACAGCATTTTTTCATGTACATACTAGGggaaacccgccctacgggcgggcaGTGAATGAATGTATAATATAAAAGTATCTTAAATTATAATGAAAAGTTGaaactataaatttattattaattaaaataacataaacactaactattttgttatgttatttttatcaGACAAAACTTTTCTCAATTATTCACATGAAAATGATAATGACTACTTTTTTTTACTTGactataaaaatatgtaactggcttctatattttatatgtaaatttatcATCTTAAATTGTTTGTAATATCAATatgattaatttgtttttaattttgtcaCACATCTATTTACATTgtactattttaaatatgtgtttTTACATTGAATTTGTTTGACTAATGTATAAACACAATTTCAGTTCAATACAGTCAATTATTTTCCCATCACGCCATCTTAATGGggaatttattatctttttggAGTAATgggaaattatttttcataatatcTATGcttacttttcaaaattttgatggTTAATTCTAACTTTTACAAACAAACCCAAAACTATGAATGGAACATTAGAGATAATCTAATAatgaagttttaaatttatttgaagtTATGTGGATGTTCCATCGTTAGAGACAATGTTTTgtattcttttttcttattgTAGAGACGTTAATTTGGACTGGAATAGGTTTGTGAGTGAATAACAATATCAGATACTCGGacatttattataaattgtttCTAAGGACTGTTTTTAAAGAAGTTAGAGAgcctctttttttctttttttgagcaacagAGAGCCCCTGTTCTATAAGCTTTTTAAGAGGTTCTCTTCTTCtattatgattttgtattattttgttttcttgttttttggtGCAGAAAGAATAAATGTGGTTGCTCGGTGCATTTTCGAGTTTTGGTTCGTTTTTGTAGTTTATATTTCTTTGTAATTAGTTGACATCTCTCAGTTGTGTATATACACTTAGATCAcatacattaatattttatgttttctttgctTATTTGGTGATTATTTAAGTGATATATACTGACGATTCAACTCAATAATTGACATTAAATGTTCAAACCACGGTAGTGAGTTGTAATTTTTAATGAGCATATTTACCTCCGTATTGTATATCTGCAATAATTTTTAGAACTCAGAGCAGATCACCTTGACACTGGTGTTGAAGTGATTTCAATAATTGTCTCCACTATCCTATCCCAGCACGAACATACCTTGATAACATTGTACagtatatactatttttattgtAACTTCGTATGCAGCCCCCAAAAATTATTCATCAATTTTtacccaaaaacaaaaattatttttcagttCCCAGCATCTATTTAGTTTTGAGTGTACTGTACCAGTAAGTCTCACATTGCAGACCTGGCTTCCAGTGTGGAAGCTGTTTAACTTATGTCAGTTTGCCGTGTTTAAGCATCTGCCTGCGGTTCCACTTCCTGCAGTAAAGGGTCTGCTCTGATGAGGGTACCATGTAGTTTTCTTAGGTGGTGCAGTATGCTCAATCAGCTTCAGAATAGTTTCTGTCAGTGATAGTTCCATACTAATAGcttctttttagaaaaaaaagtacaaactaatgttttcttaataagcTTCAAAGAAGGCAAATGACTCAAGTCTTAGATACTGTATATAGCATACGTCTGAATGTCAGTGGATTGTATCTATAGTGAATTGGTTATAAATTGGTCAGAAAGCAGTTTGTTGAAAGTAAGAAAAGTAGAGCAAAGCGTTTTCTCTAACCATATTAACTCTAGTCTCGCATATGGAACATATAAATTGTAGAGCAGTTCAGCTAAAGTTACATATGAGCTGACTAACGTTGCTTGCAGATTCAAGCTCTCAATCATTGTGAGAACATTTCAGCCCGTGGACCTCAGATTTCTTTCCCACGTGCTTCCTGCTCTCGGCTTGGATTTTATGTTGAAGGAAGTTTATGTCTCTGAGCCCTGGTGATGAGATCCTTGACCTTATTTGTGTTGACTCGCTTGCACTGTGTTTCTTCCTAAACCTGCAAGTTATATATGTGGAATACTCTTTCATAGCAGAAGCAAAAAAGATTTCAGATGCAATTTTAACAGCaggaaccaaaaaaacaaattaatctgATACTTCCATTGAATACCTTTCATAACTTTTGCCTTTAGAATCCCATGGAACAACTTGTCTCGATCAGCTGCAAGCAAGGCTATATTTTAGTTAAGCAATCTCTGCATGACACTTCACTTACCACTTTCTTTCTTAAGTAATGTTGATGTCTCGTACAACCGCTATCTACAAAGTGAAGGTCTAGTCTAGTTATACTTGATCTAGAAACACTTCCAATAATGGATTAATGAAAGTAATGGGACTCACCAGGTAACTAACTGAGTATTAGTATTTGCCAAAGACATTAACTCTGCATATTTACGAAACCTAAAAATCTCCAAGGGAATTGAAGCAGCTGATTCGGTCCTCTCAACAAACTTAGTAAAGTCTGTGAAGTGAATCGATGGGATGAATCTGAGAACTTGACGTCGGTGTTTCTGCTTATAACATTAAAAGGTCTCGAATTGTATGAGAAGCTGTGGGGTTAAAATTGTTAGCGACAGTGAAGGAGCCTAAGGACACAAACCTTTTCATCAAGAAGGAGCATGTCCACTCCCATCAGTTCTCCTCCCTTGTTGACGTTTCGGGTTTCCCAGAATCGCATCAGACGCGTGACGACTGATCGGAACAACGACCGGTGTTAACATCAGAGAAAAAGGTTTGGTTAACCACCATTGTTGCAGGTTGGTTGTAAGAAAGAGATAAAATTCAGTTGAAGCACCTCAATCTGAAGATTTCTAAGACAGTATTTATAGAATTTAGATTAAAGACAATAAGATTTAAGACGCAGAAACCACAACGCCTTCCGTTACAGAATTTGGATCGATATCGTCTCCGCCGATCTAAGAGAAACGAAGAACACGGTATCGTCTCTACGGGCGTATGGCTAGATGGTGTCTGAGCCGCAAAACAGAGCGTGACATGCCCAAGTGAAGCCCAGACGAAGGACAAAAGAAAAGACGCTGCGTTTCATTTAACTGGACACGTGTCACACGTGAGATGAGCGAATTTCTGATGTGGCAGCTGATGTGTCAGGAGGAGAGATCCAACAtttctttatagtaatagatagtAGTACATATTGCCTTTGTACAGCTATAAGGAAGCAACTTATACTTTGTATATAAACAGAATCTCATGAAGAAGACAATGATAATTTCTTGGGCTTACATTTTCTTTGCTAAACTGTAAATATCATTAAACTTTAGATGAAATGTTTGTCTTTAACGAAAGACTTTTACAAACTGGTTTATTggcaaaattagattaaaaacaagaaaaacagTATTTCTTgagctttctgttttttttttcttgaacaatAAAAATTCAAGTTAAAACAAACGACCACAGTGGGAGTCAAACCCACGACCTTCTTGAGCATAAGTACTCTACGCCGAGCAAGGTGTCCTGCCTCCCGTTCTGGGACACAACCAAGGCCGGTCCTGATCTGTATCCACAAAACAATAATGTAGAAAGTGTCCAGCTTCttcatccatcagttctctcGACCACGTAACACGTTCAGACAAACAGCTACCAGGACCAAAGCACCTGCGGTTTTTTACATCCACAATATCAAAACTTTGTTTCTTgattacaatttattttttgtttatatagtaAAGAGATCTCAGATGAAGTACTTGTACTCATAAAAGCAAGCACTATTCTCATTCTCTTCGTTTCCCCAATTATGCCAGCCAGCATTTCTGATACATGCATCCATGTAAGAGTACGCAAAGACCACCCTCCCAAATGGCCTCCATGGCCTTCCTAGGTACGTATACCCACTCTCACCATTGCCGGTGATCACACATCTGCAACAAGCATGTTAGAAAGATAAGTTTCCTTGTAAGAAAGAATGTTCGAAGGcatcaaaaagatatataactAATTCATGATATTAATTAAATGACCTTAGGAAAACGTAACCAGTAGATTCCTCAGGCGATTTTCGGCTCTGTGCTGTTATATAACCCGGAGATTTGCAGTGGATATGGCAGTGTTCCAAGAGTGCGGTGCTGTTTCCAAATATGAAATCCACACTTCCCTCGACGTAGCAGTCTTTCAAATATTGTTTCCTACTATGCAAATACAAAGTATCCTGCACTTCACGGTTTTTTTGCCATCAGCTAAATGATGATGCTCATCTAAACTAAACAAGTATATAGTGAAACACTTTGTTGTGaaacataaaacatgaaaaaataaaagaatatagcGAACCTGCCAGCCGAGAAACCGACAGTTATAGAAGGCACAACGGTCTGCACTGACTCTTACCGCAACAGCTTGCCCTGATCCCTATATATAACAAGTACAAGGGTTAATAAACATAAGTAGTAATAATCATTTACACAATAAAAATTACCAATTCTACACTCctaggaaaagaaaagaaaaacaagctTAGTTTAAGCCTAATAGTAAGAAAGTCAACATTAGAGGTCCTACTAGAGTGTTCACCAGACAGAAGTGATGAAATAAGTTCTGAATTTGAGAGTTTCTCTAGTTTAAAATGTGAAAAAGGTAACAGACTTATATCATACAGAACTGGAAAACAAGTTGTAAACTTTTGTCGGATTCTATGTGAAAAAGGTAGAGACTTTAAAAACATGTACCTGAGGAGAAGAGTTTTCAAAAGTAATGTTCTCTGCGATGAAGTCATCTCCTTCTACAATAACAGTCCCGGACGCAAACGTTCCCTTCCCGATGACACTTGCCTCCTGCAAACAAGCCAACCAATCAGAGTGATCTGCCAAggttatcagaaaaaaaaaagtttccgtCAAAACCTGGTGATGCTCATTCTTGGTAGCCGTATTGTTCCACGTCATCACGGTGGTTTCCGGGAAGATTCCGGCGAAAGTGATGAAGTTTTTCCTCTTGGGCACGTACACCGGCTGTTTGTAAATCCCCGGTGGGATGCAGATCACAGTCCGACAAGTGTTTCCAAGAGGAACAGAGTCAACTGCTTCCTGAACAGAGCAGTAGTCCCCGGAACCGTCCTGCGTAACCGTCACTATTCGGCTCGTCTCCATTCTATCTAAGCTCCTCTTCTGTTCTTCACCAGAATCTTGGTGAGGCAGTTAGAAAGGAAGATGATTTAAGTTAGTTCGAACACAGTATTTGTGTGCTGTTGTTTCTGTT includes:
- the LOC108826433 gene encoding pectinesterase 31; amino-acid sequence: METSRIVTVTQDGSGDYCSVQEAVDSVPLGNTCRTVICIPPGIYKQPVYVPKRKNFITFAGIFPETTVMTWNNTATKNEHHQEASVIGKGTFASGTVIVEGDDFIAENITFENSSPQGSGQAVAVRVSADRCAFYNCRFLGWQDTLYLHSRKQYLKDCYVEGSVDFIFGNSTALLEHCHIHCKSPGYITAQSRKSPEESTGYVFLRCVITGNGESGYTYLGRPWRPFGRVVFAYSYMDACIRNAGWHNWGNEENENSACFYEYKCFGPGSCLSERVTWSRELMDEEAGHFLHYCFVDTDQDRPWLCPRTGGRTPCSA